One Nicotiana tomentosiformis chromosome 4, ASM39032v3, whole genome shotgun sequence genomic window carries:
- the LOC138909924 gene encoding uncharacterized protein: MIPAPVAPSPTQPARGGGQEARGAGQTVKSGGHPVRGLPRGEGQSGGAQPHFYSYPARPKVESSDTIIAGIILVCDRDASILFDMGSTYSYVSSYFASYRACLVTIESYDTRVYLLLVDIVDFDVILCKNWLSPYHVILYCHAKTVTLAMPGFPRLEWRGIPGLSTSRVMSYMKARRIVKKGF, from the coding sequence ATGattccggcaccggttgctccatcgcccactcaaccagctagaggcgggggtcaAGAAGCTAGAGGTGCTGGTCAGACTGTTAAATCTGGAGGCCACCCAGTTAGAGGCCTTCCGAGAGGTGAAGGTCAGAGTGGCGGCGCTCAACCCCATTTCTATTCATACCCTGCTAGACCTAAGGTAGAGTCATCGGATACAATCATTGCAGGAATTATTCTAGTTTGCGATAGAGATGCATCAATTCTATTTGAtatgggttctacttattcatatgtgtcatcctattttgcttcatatcgtgcttgtttggtcactatcgAGAGCTATGATACTAGGGTATACCTTCTACTTGTAGATATAGtggattttgacgtgatcttatGCAAgaattggttgtcaccttatcacgtTATTTTGTactgtcatgctaagactgtgacattagcCATGCCAGGGTTTCCTCGATTGGAGTGGAGAGGAATTCCTGGCCTTTCTACTAGCAGGGTCAtgtcttatatgaaggctcgacgtatagTCAAGAAGGGTTTCTAG